A segment of the Capricornis sumatraensis isolate serow.1 chromosome 8, serow.2, whole genome shotgun sequence genome:
TGACCAGGGTCCAGTAGCCCCCAGTGCTGGAATAGAAGGTGCACTTCTTTGTCTCCTGGTCAATTTGCATCAGGAAGGTCTCGTGATCCAGTTCTTCATCTTGGTTGGCTGAGACAttgacccctggaggaggagatgggaagcccctcacgcctcaccctgggtggggtggggagcagaggggTGGGAAGGCATGCTCTTGGGGCATCCCTGAAGTCAGCGGGGGTCTCATCTAGAACCCTTTGGACTTGAGAAGATTTGGAGTTCTGCTCCAGCGCCGTGCAGGCACATTGTGGACGCACTCATACCGCTTCCTAGAGGCCGGGTTTCCAGCACAGCCCCAGGAGCCAGGCCCTTCCGTGCCGCCAAATCCCCTGCCTCAGCTAATCAGCAGGTAATCTGCTTGCTCCTGCTCTCTGGACCCAGGACTTACAGAAGCCTCTATTTATAACTCCTCCCTAAGCTGCTGGGTGGACACAGCAGGGTCCCTGTCCTTCCCTAGCATGGTTCAGGACACAGCGGGGTCCTGGGATCTGCTCCTGGGCACTGAGCTGGGACTGGCCCCCTGTCATCTCCTCAGCCCCTCATGCACAAGTGTGTGGTCTCCCAGGACCCTGGAGGGAGGGCAAAGCTACTTGGGACTCTGCTTGGGAGGGAGATGAATGGGGCATCTGTGACCAGGGTAGGGAAGAGCAGTCAGGCAGTGGAGTTTCCCTGGTATCTTGCCATAAACCACATCCGTGTTCCATCGCAACTGGCAGATCACAGAGCTCCCCTGAGGCAGAGCCCCAACAGCTCCAGTGAGCAGAGCAGAAGGGAGTGGGGCATACCCCCATCAGGGCTGAAGGGTCAGGGCCACAGCCtgtcctgccctgccccctgggAAGGAAGTGGGGCAGCACACAGGGCCCAGACTGGAGGGGGTGCCCATGGCTTTGTCCTGTTTGTCCCCCAGACTGGAGTCTGTCTCCCTTCTTACACAGATCACTGATCAGACCCCAAGAAAGTGACCCCTTCTCCTTGCCGACCCCACCATCCCATCAGCAGTGCTGCACAAAGTGAgctcctgctgcccccagcctGTGGTCAGCAATAACAAAACAATGGGCCTTGTTCTCCAGACGCTGGCCCAAGGGGAGCGGTGGACAACAAAAATGGTATGTCCAGTGCCCATGACTGCTGGGGTTTTGGCCAGGGATGGACTCCCTGAAGTAGGGCCTGAGAAGGTGAGGGAGCCATCCGACAGGTACTAAAGGGAGGAGTGAAGCCAGGGGTCTGAGGCTGTGGCTGCAAGtttcccacccccatctctgaGGTTAAGCCTCTTAGTGTCCCCAGCATCTCCTTCCACACCCCCTCTCCAGACAGGATACAGCCCAGGGGCTCGGTCTCACACAGCCGGCTGCTCCTGGGACCCTGATCTTGCAGCAGCAGGGTCTCATGGAGTCCTGGCTGGTGCTGGCAGAGAGAATGGACCCTACTGTCCCAGGAGGGATTGATCAAGTGGTGGATGTGTGAGCAAGAAGGGGTGTCTGGGAGCATTTACAGGAGACCTATTCTTACTCCTGCAAAGCCACAAGAAGAGCCAGTGCCCCTCTTCCCTTTGGACTTTGTTCTGTTTGGACATGAGGTCCCAGATAGTAGCAACCATCTTGTAACCACAGGGGCACCAGTCTGAGGGCAGAACTGTCCTGGGAGAGCAGTTCCTCAAAGAGGAAAAAGCAGAGGACTTTGGTGATGCCACTGAGCTGGATGTGGTGCCCGTTTGGGACCGTACCACCCCTGTGCCTCCAGACCTCCACTTAGGCAAGATATTAGCGTCCTCATGGCTTAAGCCAATAAGCAGCCATTGTTACTTGCAGCAGCAAACACTGCTTGTTGGGCAGCCCAGCAGCAATGCCACATGAGTGAGGGCTGGCAGTGGGCATAGCAGAGACAAGCAGACTCTGGCTGATGGAGgttgggaaaggaaaaaaaaaaaatcaacagcaaaAGCCAATTTTCTCACCAACACCCTGGCCTGGGGGAAGGAGACAAGTTTGGGGGCTACCTGGCCAGCAAAATGACAGGGACCAAGGAACCACCAGCCCACTCTGCAAAAGCCACCACTTCAGCTGCCTCAAAACCTAGCGGCACTATCCCCCCCTCAGCCTGAGATGCCACACTCTGCTTCCCTGAATCACTGATTAGCAAAGTCAACATCAGAACATCTCAGGGCCAGGTCTGATGCCCTCAGGCTTATGCAAGGAAAGCAGGGAGGTGAATGTAGGTACCTCTAGCCTCACCGTGGtgttggtggggaggggggtgaatCTGTTCCTTTGTGGGGGAATTCCCCCATCAAAGGGGTCAGGTCAGATGCAGGGTAATCCAAAGAATGAAAAATGGTTTATACGGCTACCATcccccctcaccaccaccaccatcaccatcactaccatcatctccatcaccaccaATACCATCACCAGCAGGACCACCAGCACCATCTCCATCACCATGGCACccttaccatcaccaccaccgctTGTAGCACCACCAGCATCACCACTATCCCCACTACCACTTGTCTCACTCACAAGCTGAACAAGGACAAATGCTTTGTAGCCAGCATTTCCTTTGACTCACAGAGAAAGCTTTCCCCACTACTGCCCACCTTTTACTGGCAAACCAAGCATATGGGCCTTGGTCAAGGCCAGAAAGCAGTGTGGCCAGACAGTAGGACCTGTGACGGGAAAGACTGGGGCTGTCTGTCCTCCCTTACACCCCAGGGCCCAACCACACTCCACAAGGATTCAGGGGTGTTTGCTGAATGCTGGTCCCTACTCTGCACTGGCTTTGAAGATCCAAACGACAGGCAGGAGCCCCTAGAGCCACAGCTGGGCCACCCCTCTATGCGCTCAGGGCTGGGACCAGGTGGCGGCAGTGAGCCGGGTCCGGGTACACCCACCCCTTCTGGGTGCACAGAGCCAGGAGTCCAAGTGGCATGGAGCCACTCTGGAACCTCACTTTCCTTGAGGGGAAGTAGGAGCTGTCCATGTTCACCCCACAGGCAGGTGATCATGTGGAGAAGGGCCCATGGGTCACATGAAGCAGGTGACCGATGATCGGGGACTTGGGGGGAGCCACGCGACACCTGCTGAACAGAGAGTGTCTCCCCACCAGGAGCCCAGGCTCTGGAGGGACCGCTTGCATCTCCCTGGACTGGAAGGGCCCCCAGGACCCCGTCCCACTCCGTTCCTGCTGCCTGCCTTCCCTGCCCTTGTCACAGCCCCAATTTCCTGTAAAGTTCAGAAGTGGGGTGATGGAAGAAAAGGGGAAGGGTGGTCAGGGGGCAGCCCGGTGTGGATGGGGCCTGCCCTCTTGCCCCTCATCACGGCGAGCCTGGGCCTCAACCACCTCCACCTGGGCGCTGCCCATCCTGCATTCAGCAGCTGTCCAGCGGGCTTGAGGCTCAACAGGGCCCCCATACCTGGCCTATAGCCCACTGTATTCTACAAGTGTATTCTCACCCCTCAACCCGGAGCCACTCGCTACACGACCCTACACACACGCACAGGCCCCGCACCCCATTACCTTGCCGCACGGACACGTAGCGGTGGTTGGcggccaccagcaccacctgtgGGTGACTCTCCTCCAGGTCGAAGAGCTCGTCCTTGCCAGGCCGTGTGTTGCGGCCCGCCCTGAGCGTGCCCGCAGGGCCCACGGGTGCCAGGTAGCGGCCATCGCAGTCCTTGAAGGCCAACTTGCCCGCCTTGAACTCAAGCGTGTAGCAGGCGCGAGCCTCGGGCTCCCAGACGAGGCGGCCGTCGCTGCGCAGGTAGCGGCTATCACAGGACTTGAGGCAGTACTGCCGGTTCTGGAAGATGAGGGTGACGAGCGCGTCCACACCCCAGGGCGTATCACTGTCTGCTGCCATCTCGTCCTCCCGCGGGCACAGGTGCGCATAGCGCCGCCGGCTCACGCTCAGCAGGTGGGCCTGCGGGTGGATGGCCAGGTGCACTGTCCACAGCTCGGCTGGGGTGATGGCCGTGGCGAAGCAGGACAGCTGGTCCTCGGTGCCGCCGAAGAAGCGGCCATGCGGCTCCGACTGCAGCACCCAGCGCCCGTCGGGCTGTGGCAGGACCAGGAAGCGGCAGTCACGACCCGGCCGCTCCGCCTCGCAGGCCACACGACCGTCCTCCTCGGCCGACAGGTAACGACCCAGGTGGCTGCTGCGAAACAGCACGGCAGTGCCCTCCCCTGGGTCTGGCTCCAGCACCCACATCTGCTTCCGCTTGAGGCTGGGTGCCGAGGCGTTGACCTTGAAGCCAAAGCTCTCGGCCGTCAAGTAGCGGTCAGTGTCATTGACGAGGCCAAACTGGATTTTCAGCACCTGGTGCAGGCCATTGGTAGGCATCTTCGGGCCTGGCTGAGGTCCCCGACGGGGGCCCGGGAAGCTCTCTCTGTGCTCACGGCCCCTGAGGTCCCCTAGAGGCCCGGCTCATCTGGTTTGGCCAGCGGCCCCCAGGCCCGGCTGGCGTCATGGACCCGCTGCCCTCTCAGAAGCTGCCTCTGACCAGCAGTGGCGGGTCCGGGGAGCTCTTACATGGCCAGCGGGCAGCAGAGGGCGGGTGGGAGGGCGGATCAGAACTGTGCCGGCTTAGGAACAGCCTTTCGTTACCCCAGCTTGGATTTCAGCCACTCCCGGACTGCCCAGGGGCCAGAGCCCGGGGCTGGAGAGGCTGGAGAGTGCCACTCGCCGCAGGGCTGACCACCTCCTTGTGCTCACTGGCGGCTGCCCGGCTCTGGCTCCGATGCTGTGCCCCACCCTCTGGACACCCACCCCCCAGTCTTGGCCTCTCTCCTTGCCCCCCACCTCCGGGCCCCCAGACCCACTGCACAGACtcgccagcccagcccagctcttTCCTGGGGTAGAGAAAGCTGCCTGGTGGAAAACTTGCATGTGGCCGCAACCCGATCGCAGCCCTCCACCCTCAGCCGCCAGATCCAGTTACCGCTTCTCTGATTCCTTGCTGCTACCCGGGCGGCTGCGGCTGAGCCTTGCATGTCCTCCTCAGCAGCCCCTGGGTCACAGCCTGCAGCCCCAAGTCTGATGCTTCCCAAGGGTGGCCTGTAGCTGGGAAAGTGGCAGGCAGGGCTGTCGGTGCCAGTGAGTGGGCCAGGCAACCCCCTCA
Coding sequences within it:
- the FSCN2 gene encoding fascin-2 isoform X1, producing the protein MPTNGLHQVLKIQFGLVNDTDRYLTAESFGFKVNASAPSLKRKQMWVLEPDPGEGTAVLFRSSHLGRYLSAEEDGRVACEAERPGRDCRFLVLPQPDGRWVLQSEPHGRFFGGTEDQLSCFATAITPAELWTVHLAIHPQAHLLSVSRRRYAHLCPREDEMAADSDTPWGVDALVTLIFQNRQYCLKSCDSRYLRSDGRLVWEPEARACYTLEFKAGKLAFKDCDGRYLAPVGPAGTLRAGRNTRPGKDELFDLEESHPQVVLVAANHRYVSVRQGVNVSANQDEELDHETFLMQIDQETKKCTFYSSTGGYWTLVTHGGIQATATQVSENTMFEMEWRGRRVALKASNGRYVCMKKNGQLAAISDFVGEHTPPALGSLGLGAPQALVSPAGEDEEFTLKLINRPILVLRGLDGFVCHRRGSNQLDTNRSVYDVFHLSFSDGAYQIRGRGGGFWHTGSHGSVCSDGERAEDFLFEFRERGRLAIRARSGKYLRGGASGLLRADADAPAGVALWEY
- the FSCN2 gene encoding fascin-2 isoform X2, producing the protein MPTNGLHQVLKIQFGLVNDTDRYLTAESFGFKVNASAPSLKRKQMWVLEPDPGEGTAVLFRSSHLGRYLSAEEDGRVACEAERPGRDCRFLVLPQPDGRWVLQSEPHGRFFGGTEDQLSCFATAITPAELWTVHLAIHPQAHLLSVSRRRYAHLCPREDEMAADSDTPWGVDALVTLIFQNRQYCLKSCDSRYLRSDGRLVWEPEARACYTLEFKAGKLAFKDCDGRYLAPVGPAGTLRAGRNTRPGKDELFDLEESHPQVVLVAANHRYVSVRQGVNVSANQDEELDHETFLMQIDQETKKCTFYSSTGGYWTLVTHGGIQATATQVSENTMFEMEWRGRRVALKASNGRYVCMKKNGQLAAISDFVGEDEEFTLKLINRPILVLRGLDGFVCHRRGSNQLDTNRSVYDVFHLSFSDGAYQIRGRGGGFWHTGSHGSVCSDGERAEDFLFEFRERGRLAIRARSGKYLRGGASGLLRADADAPAGVALWEY